The DNA window CCAAAGTCTACGACGTGAAGTATTCGACGGCGGCCAATAATGCGGCTTTCTTCGTTAAAGGCGGTGCTTATACAGCCACGCTGACCTATTCCATCACCGCCCGCTAACACCGACGGCATGACTCAGTTTTCCCGATCGACGGGGTGGCGGCTGCTGCTGATACTGTGCCTGATAGAACCCTTGTTCTGTCAGGCACAGATTGGTTTTCAGGCATCGCCAGCCAAACTTTATTTTAACCAGACCACTGGCGACGAGCAGACGCGTACGCTGCGACTAACGAACCCGATGGATACCCGGCTGGTGCTACAGGCCACCTGCGCCGACTGGCGACGCGATTCGTTGGGCGAGAAAGTGTACTACCCGCCAGGTACGCTGCCAACGTCTGGTTGCCCGCTGGTCAAAGTCATACCGGACGTAATCGAGCTGGCACCCGGCGAGCAGCGGGATGTTCTGGTGTCGCTGACGGCGAACCGGGCCGATAAAGCAACCGGCATCAGGAACGGGATGCTGTTTCTGACGCAATCAAATGAGCAGGAAGTGGCCCGTCAGAAAGGGGCCTCGCAGTTTGTCATCAAAGCTCAGATCGGCGTTCATGTGTATGTGTTGCCCGACGGACATACCGAGCCCGATATTGCGATCGTGGGCATGACGGTCGGGCAGTCGGCACGGCCGTATCAGGTCAATGTAAAGGTACATAACACGGGTAAGGCGTTGCTGGAAAGCCAGTTGCGCCTGGAATACCTGAACATGACGACGATGGAAGAAGTAAAGACGGAGGCCATACCCGTCAATACCATGCCCGACGATTCGTTTCAGGTGGCAGCCAGCGTACCGGCTAATCTGTCGGCGGGGAAATACCTGATCGTGGCCGTGCTGGATAGCGGACCGGGGCAGGCGCTGAAAGTGGCCGAACTCGAAACCGTCCTTAAATGAACTGGCGCACCGTTTTATTCGCCCTGTTTCTGCTGCCGGTTGCCCCGGCGGGAATCGCCCAGCCCGCCCCGCCCGACGAGTCCGCCTATGCCGCGTCGCTGATCGGCATTACCGTTCTGGGGAATCCGTCGCTGACGGTGTCGAGCGTCGATGGCTTCACGAATGGCGTAACGGTCAACCACAACACGCTGCAACTGAACCTGTCGCTGGGCCTGACGTGGTCGTTACAGGTACGCGCACTCGACGACCTTCGCTACCAGTCGTACTCAATTCCGGCCTCAGCGATCGGCATGCAGTCGGCGGGGCTGGGGGCGCGGCCGGAGTTATTGCTAACGACCACCAACCAAACGCTGGCGTCGGGGGTGGCTACGTCGCTGTTGAGTACCGCGTTACCGATTCGCTACCGCACCGTTGGCGGTAGTGCGTTTCTGAAACCCGCCGGTTCGTACTCAACCACCATACTATTCACGTTCACGCCTTTATAGGCTGGCGGGGTACGGCGTTTGTATTTATTTTGGATTAAAAAAGCGGGGAAATCCCGGCAAAAAGTCCTCATACGGCCCGCTACATAGCTTCAGGGGCAAACAAAGCAAAGGAGAGTCGGTTTAGAATGCATCCCATCACACTGGTGGCCATTCACTCACTGATTTTAACGCTCTGGCTTTATGAAATCGATTCTTCGCTTCGCTCCTACCGCAGCCATCTTCACCCTGCTGCTGGTTATGATGACCAGTTGTGCAGCTATTGGCGACATTTTCAAAACTGGTGTCTGGACAGGGGTAATCCTTGTCGTCGTTGGTATTGCCGTTGTCATCTGGCTGGTGTCCAAGATGTTCGGTGGCGGTGGTGGTGGAACGCGTTAGTCGTATCTGCTCCACAACGAAACGAGCCCGATTTCTTCAGAAATCGGGCTCGTTTCGTTTGGTATCGTTCTGCTTACTGAGCGACCAGTTCGAGCAGCCCGTCGCGTTGCAGGACAACACGCTGACGCTCGGCCAGATCGTCGGAAGCTTTCATAAGCGGTAGCCGAACTTCGTTTGAAATCAGACCCATCGTGTGCATCAGACTCTTTACGCCAACGGGGTTTCCTTCTTCGTACAGCAGCGGGTCGATGCGCAGAAACTGACTTAGTTCTTTCTGGGCAAAGGCAAAATCGCCGGCCAGAGCCGCGTCGATCATAGCCGAGAACTTAGCAGGGAATGCATTGGCTATCACCGACATTACGCCCACGCCCCCGATGCTGATGATGGGCACCGCCTGCACATCGTCGCCGGAGATAAGCAGAAAATCGTCGGGTTTGTCGCGGGCGATTTCCATGCACTGCTCGATCACGCAGGACGCTTCTTTCACCCCGATAATGTTGGGATGCTGCGCCAGTTCGCAGATCGTTTCGGCCGACATGTTGATGCCGGTACGGAACGGGATGTTGTACAGAATAACCGGCACCGGACAGGCATCGGCGATACGGGTAAAATGCTCGATAACGCCCCGTTTTCCCGGCTTGTTATAGTACGGACACACCGACAGAATGGCGTCGACGCCTTCGAAATCGATGTCGCTCATACCCGCCACAACCTCGCTCGTCACGTTGCCACCAACGCCGTAAACGATAGGCAGGTTTTTCGGATTGTTTTCTTTCAGGTATTGCAGCAGCTGTTTCTTCTCGGCTTTCGTCACCGTGGGCGACTCACCGGTGGTACCCTGAAGAACGATATAGCGAACGCCCCCCTCGGAAATGTGACGAACGACGCGCCCGAAGCCATCAAAATCAATGGCGTGGTCGGCGGTAAACGGCGTTACGATGGCGACGCCGACGCCGTGAAAACGAGTATTCATGTTGCTGCAAGCCGAAATGTTATGACAAAGTTACGGGAATTGATTGGGAAAGCGTTGGTTCGGGCGTTTACTCGCCCAGCATGGCCGTGAATTCGTCTTCGCCGATCATCGGTACGTTCAACTGCTGGGCTTTGGCAACTTTCGACGGTCCGGCATTTTCACCTACGATCAGGTAATTCAGCTTCTTCGAAACGCCACTCAACAACCGGCCGCCGTGGGCCGCAATCTGCGTTTCGATTTCTTCGCGGGTGTAGTTGGTGAAGGTACCACTGTAGAGAAACGTCTTTCCCGTCAGGGTATCGCTCACCGCTTCGACCACTTTGCGCTCGCCCACCATCTGCAACCCGGCGGCCTTCAGCCGCTGTACATAGTGTTGGTTATCGGCCTCGCCGAACCACTCAGCTACGCTCTGCGCGATGCGCGGCCCGACGTCGGGCACGCCAGACAGCGTTTCGAGCGAAGCCGCCATCAGCGCGTCCATCGAGCCGAAATAATCGGTCAGGCGCTCGGCGGTGGTGTTGCCCACGTAGCGGATACCGAGCGCAAAAACGACATTGGCGAATGGCTGGGTTTTCGACCGTTCGATGGCCGTCAGAATATTATCGACAGTTTTCTGCCCAAACTTCACCACCCGCACCTTGCCGGTATCGTCGGCCGGGTACGCTTTCTCCAGCCCCAGCAATTGCTCGTTCGTCAGGTCGTAGAGATCGGCGGGGGTCTGCACCAGATTGCGGTCGATGAGCAGCTGAATCTTGCCTTCGCCCAGGCTTTCGATATTCATGGCCCGGCGCTGAATAAAGTGCTCAAATCGGGCCTGCCGCTGCGGAGGGCACCCTTTTTCGTTTGGGCAATAGAAATGCGCTTCCCCTTCGCGCCGGATCAGCGGGGTGTCGCAGGCGGGGCAATGGGTTGGGTAGATGATCGGTTCGGTCTGCCCGTGTCGTTTCGTCAGGTCAACACCCGTGACTTTGGGAATGATCTCCCCGCCTTTCTCGACAAACACCGTGTCGTGCAGTTCGACGCCCAGCCGCTGAATCTCGTTGGCATTGTGCAGCGATGCCCGTTTTACGACGGTCCCCGCCAGCAGCACCGGCGTCAGCATGGCCACAGGCGTCACGGCACCGGTTCGGCCCACCTGGTAGTTGATGGCGTTGAGCGTGGTGCTCGCGGCCATCGCTTTGTACTTGAACGCAATGGCCCAGCGCGGACTTTTGGCCGTGTAGCCCAGCTCGCGCTGCTGATCGTAGCGGTTGACTTTGATCACGATACCGTCGGTGCCCAGCGGCAGGTCGAAGCGCCGGGTTTCCCACTCGTTGATGTAGGCCATCACCTCGCTGATCGTAGCGCACTTCCGCCAGGTCGGCGACACGTTAAAGCCCCAGTGCGCCAGCCCCACCAGACTTTCTTCGTGGGTCTGAAACCGCTCGGTTCCGTCGGGGTTGGGTTCCGACAAAAACGAGTACAGGTAGCAGTCGAGCCGGCGTTTGGCGACCGCCCCCGAATCCTGCTGCTTAAACGTTCCCGACGCGGCATTGCGCGGGTTAGCCAGCAGTGGTTCGCCAATGTCTTCGCGCTCTTTGTTTATCCGCTCAAATTCGGCCAGCGGCAGAAATCCTTCGCCCCGCACCTCAAACAGCGCGGGCAGATCGTCCTGGGCGCGTACGGTCAGCGGCATCGTGCGGATCGTGCGGATGTTGGCCGTGATATCGTCACCGCGAACGCCGTCGCCACGCGTTGCGCCCTGTACCAGCACCCCGTTTTCGTAGGTCATGCTCAGCGCGACGCCGTCGAATTTCAGTTCGCAGATATACTCGTAGGGTTCGTCGCGCAGCCCTTTCCGTACCCGGTTGTCGAACTCGATCAGGTCTGTTTCGGAGTAGGTGTTGCCGAGCGACAGCATCGGGAAGCGGTGGTACACCGTGGCAAATTCCTTGCTAATCGTACCGCCGACGCGCTGCGTGGGGCTGTCGGGCCGGCGTAGTTCGGGGTATTGTTTTTCGAGAAGGGTTAACTCCTGAAGTTGCTGATCGAAGGTAAAATCGTCGACTTCCGAAATGCTGTTCTGGTAATACTGCTGATTGTACCAGATCAGTTTATCGGTCAGTTCATTAATACGCTGTTGAGGATTCATGGTACAAAATAAGTCGGATACCGGGTAAAAACGCAGTACGCTACGACGAAAAACAAGGGTAGGATCTTACTGGCAATATTGACCGTATTTCGGTGACCGAGTGAAAAAATTAGCTAGTTTTACCGAATAAAAATTAGTACGATCCAACCGATTACAGCCAGAACCATTCCCTTTTACCGAATGATTTTATGGCGGCTGGTTTTCAGGGTCGGTTGGTTCAGAACTGCTATGTCGCTTCCCGCTATTGCCCCCTCCCTCCTCGCTGCCAATTTTGCCCACCTCGATCGGGAAATGGACATGATTAACCGCAGCGAGGCCGATTATCTGCATTTCGATGTGATGGACGGGGAGTTTGTTCCGAATATCTCGTTTGGCTTTCCACTGCTGGAAGTCGCCCACAACCTGTGCAAAAAACCGCTGGACGTTCACCTGATGATTACCCAGCCCGACCGTTACCTCGCTGATTTTGCCAAAGGTGGGGCCGCCGTCATTCAGGTACATTACGAAGCCTGCCCCCACCTGCACCGTACGCTGGCGCACATCCGCGAGCTGGGCTGCGAAGCTGGGGTAGCCCTGAACCCGCACACGCCCGTTGAACTGCTGAAAGACGTGCTGGCCGAGATCGACGTTGTGCTGATTATGTCGGTCAACCCCGGTTTCGGCGGGCAATCGTTTATCCCGCACACGATTCGGAAAGTGGCGCAACTGAAGCAGTTGCTGCTGGCGAATGGCTCGTCGGCCCGGATCGAGGTCGACGGCGGAGTGAGCCTGGCCAACGCGGCCGACCTGCTGCGGGCCGGTGCCGACACACTGGTGGCAGGCAGTTCGGTCTTCAAAGCCGCTGACCCAGAAGCCGCTATCCGGGAACTGAAACACGTCAGCACGACGGTACCCGCCTGATTTTTTTATCTACTCGACTTGTACGATCCAGATCCGGTATGATCCGAACTTATATCCTCACGCTACTCAGTATCAGTCTATTGCTAGCGGGTTGCGGGGACCAGAAATCCACCGAGCACAACGCAACGCTGGCAAACACCCCTACCGATACGGCCGTACTAGCCGGTCCACCAGCTCCGGAGTGGGCGAAGAACGCGACGATCTACGAAGTAAATATCCGGCAGTTTTCGGCTGAAGGCACGTTTAAGGCCGTGGAAAAACAGCTGCCCCGCCTGAAAGAAATGGGCGTCGATATTCTGTGGCTGATGCCCATCTACCCCATCAGCCAGACGGCGAAAAAAGGCACGCTGGGCAGCCCCTATGCCATTGCCGACTACAAAGCCATCAACCAGAATTACGGTACGGCGGCTGATCTGAAAGCCCTCGTCAACCGGGCGCACGCGCTGGGTATGCACGTTATCCTCGACTGGGTGGCCAACCATACCGGCCGTGATCACGTCTGGATTCGCGAACACCCCGACTGGTACACGCTCGTCAACGGGCAGATGATTGCCCCCATCGACCCCAACACGGGCAAACCCACTGACTGGACCGACGTGATCGACCTGAACTACGACAACCCGGCCCTGCGCAGCGGCATGATC is part of the Spirosoma rhododendri genome and encodes:
- the rpe gene encoding ribulose-phosphate 3-epimerase, which codes for MSLPAIAPSLLAANFAHLDREMDMINRSEADYLHFDVMDGEFVPNISFGFPLLEVAHNLCKKPLDVHLMITQPDRYLADFAKGGAAVIQVHYEACPHLHRTLAHIRELGCEAGVALNPHTPVELLKDVLAEIDVVLIMSVNPGFGGQSFIPHTIRKVAQLKQLLLANGSSARIEVDGGVSLANAADLLRAGADTLVAGSSVFKAADPEAAIRELKHVSTTVPA
- the dapA gene encoding 4-hydroxy-tetrahydrodipicolinate synthase, which gives rise to MNTRFHGVGVAIVTPFTADHAIDFDGFGRVVRHISEGGVRYIVLQGTTGESPTVTKAEKKQLLQYLKENNPKNLPIVYGVGGNVTSEVVAGMSDIDFEGVDAILSVCPYYNKPGKRGVIEHFTRIADACPVPVILYNIPFRTGINMSAETICELAQHPNIIGVKEASCVIEQCMEIARDKPDDFLLISGDDVQAVPIISIGGVGVMSVIANAFPAKFSAMIDAALAGDFAFAQKELSQFLRIDPLLYEEGNPVGVKSLMHTMGLISNEVRLPLMKASDDLAERQRVVLQRDGLLELVAQ
- a CDS encoding fimbrial biogenesis chaperone; this encodes MTQFSRSTGWRLLLILCLIEPLFCQAQIGFQASPAKLYFNQTTGDEQTRTLRLTNPMDTRLVLQATCADWRRDSLGEKVYYPPGTLPTSGCPLVKVIPDVIELAPGEQRDVLVSLTANRADKATGIRNGMLFLTQSNEQEVARQKGASQFVIKAQIGVHVYVLPDGHTEPDIAIVGMTVGQSARPYQVNVKVHNTGKALLESQLRLEYLNMTTMEEVKTEAIPVNTMPDDSFQVAASVPANLSAGKYLIVAVLDSGPGQALKVAELETVLK
- the ligA gene encoding NAD-dependent DNA ligase LigA, translated to MNPQQRINELTDKLIWYNQQYYQNSISEVDDFTFDQQLQELTLLEKQYPELRRPDSPTQRVGGTISKEFATVYHRFPMLSLGNTYSETDLIEFDNRVRKGLRDEPYEYICELKFDGVALSMTYENGVLVQGATRGDGVRGDDITANIRTIRTMPLTVRAQDDLPALFEVRGEGFLPLAEFERINKEREDIGEPLLANPRNAASGTFKQQDSGAVAKRRLDCYLYSFLSEPNPDGTERFQTHEESLVGLAHWGFNVSPTWRKCATISEVMAYINEWETRRFDLPLGTDGIVIKVNRYDQQRELGYTAKSPRWAIAFKYKAMAASTTLNAINYQVGRTGAVTPVAMLTPVLLAGTVVKRASLHNANEIQRLGVELHDTVFVEKGGEIIPKVTGVDLTKRHGQTEPIIYPTHCPACDTPLIRREGEAHFYCPNEKGCPPQRQARFEHFIQRRAMNIESLGEGKIQLLIDRNLVQTPADLYDLTNEQLLGLEKAYPADDTGKVRVVKFGQKTVDNILTAIERSKTQPFANVVFALGIRYVGNTTAERLTDYFGSMDALMAASLETLSGVPDVGPRIAQSVAEWFGEADNQHYVQRLKAAGLQMVGERKVVEAVSDTLTGKTFLYSGTFTNYTREEIETQIAAHGGRLLSGVSKKLNYLIVGENAGPSKVAKAQQLNVPMIGEDEFTAMLGE